Part of the Lolium rigidum isolate FL_2022 chromosome 6, APGP_CSIRO_Lrig_0.1, whole genome shotgun sequence genome, TTTAAAAAAGTAAATCTTAGAAAATAGGATTTAACACCAAAGTGTATTAACTCAGCAATGGTGTGGCGCATATTAGTTCACTACGAGgattaaactaaaaaaaatatgCTAGCTTCCTGCTACTCCAACGCCTGACATTTGAAGTGGCCGCTTGCGACACAGACATATCCTCATACTTCAATCTGAGTCTCCCTCGCTCTCTGTCACTCTATCATCTATGACCACAACATGACCAGGCTCCGCCCATCGCACTGCCTAAATCCATCAAGCACCGGCCGGTGGTCGGATCACAGCAGCTGCCTCCACTTTGTACCTCTGGCGTTGTAGCCGTGCTTGCTTCTAGTTTTAATCGAAACATCACAACTAATATATACGGCTGTGTGAATCAATATGGGTGAAGGATTACCCTTTAATAAAAAAAAGCATGCACATGGGCCACCATACTATATCTTATACAAAATACTGGTGAAAGAAAAGATGTAAGAAAGAAGAAGAGGCAGTCGGTATATGCGAAAACAAATGGATTTGATTAAGATCTGCCCGTGATCCCATGTACAAAAAAGAAGGTATATCACATTTTCAGATAACACTTAAGACAACATGAACAAACTTCAATGAATTTGATCGTGTACGTACAATATACAAAATGTGTACATGATTTTACAACTATGCGAATCACTTCCACATCTCACAATGAGATACAATGATGGATGAACATCTCAGTCGTACTGGAACAAATAAGAAGACATATGTAGGTAGAATGGTAAGACATGAAAGTTACGAGAGTGATTTGCATGTAGAGGGATGACGAGGTTTAATGCTTTTCCGATGGACGATGTATCAGATGGAGCAGGTGTAGTTGTCGGGGCAGGTCTTGCGGCACTGGTTTAGGAGGAGGGTGAAGTCGGCGAGTACATTGAGTTTGATGCCGAGGATCTCGGCCTTGATGGCAGTGCAGAGACAAACGGAGGCATCGAGGTTGGCGAGCCCGGACAGCAGCGGGCAGCACTCCTCATTCTCCGGCACGGGGAGGTTGAGCTTGAGCAGGTTCAACACGTTGGCACACACTTTCAGCTTCAGAGTGTTAACCGAGCAAGTTAACGTTGGTGGCGGTGGGCTTGGGGTGGGGCAGTATGGAGCGCAGGCATGCGCGACGGAGGCGAGGAGAGCCAGGTTCACAACAAGGAAGAGGACCAGCTTGGAGGGCGCCATTGCACTGATCGATTGGTGGAACAAGCGAGCGAGCTATGCAGTAATCGCGTGGATTGATTTGATGGCTCAACAGGGTTTAGTTGCTTGGGATGAATTTCTTAGGTGTTTTAGGGTAGTATTTATAGCCCAGGTGTACTATGCGAGATCCGTGTCCATGCCACTAATGATCGATAGAATATGAGTATTTTAAAACGACAGAGTACAGCGTGCTGCCCTTGTTAGTAATGACACCCATGTTCTCCAGATAATTATGCTATCACGATAAGGAGTACAACGGGGGAGCTGGTTTATCACAATAATAAACGTACAGTAAACGCTACTGCAATCGCGAAGTATCCTGCTCGTGCTCCATGCAGCAGCTTCAGGTCAATGTGACAACGTGCATGCATGCCATCTCATTGCCTCCAACAAGAAGTCTCACTGTCTCAGAGCGTGCTTCGAAACCATGGGACGACGTGCATGTCATCCCATCGCTTCACCCTCCAACAAATTTCAGAACGAGATGAGTTCAGCAGCACCCGAGACTACGTTGTTTTGACTCCATGTGCGTATAGCGGCCATGCATGCTAGTAGTCTAGACCAGGAGATGCCTACTGGAGGTTTCGCACATTGTTTTGTTACACTGGTTGCTTGCCATGCATTGAGAAGATACCTCGTACAGCTAGCTATCTAGAGAGAAAAatcgttttaagtgatggttttgACGGCTTCACTAGTAAAAAAACGGATCTTTAGTCTCGAttttgcaaccgggactaaatgcctCCCTTTAATTTTGGTTGTGGTGCGAATCGGGATTAAAGGTCACCCATCCTCAGACACCTCCGATATCACTTGCATGCTTAACTtcttacactagtagaaaaaaaaccccttagtaccggttccagaggccttggtaccggttttggaaccggtactaaagattcgggactaagggcatctccaaccgggcgatccaaaccgcgcccgcgcgtccggatgggtccaaccggacaaaaacgcggcccagcgcacggactcatccctaaaacggatggccgcggcgtccgggacgacccaaacccggcccaaatctgggacgagtttgcgtggccgcggacgccgaatgctggttgctcgcgtcctcccctggcccgcctgtctgtctcccaaaacacaaacccctcgcacacatctccggccgctccgccgccagccaaggaccggcgatttgggagcgacGTCGACTccggccaccgtcgtcgagacgccggcaagcggggcggaagcataggtcgcggccccgcgctgctttcgccgcgtcgtagccgagtcggaggacgccgtcgccgTTGCTGTTGTCCTCCCACCGTCGCGAGAAGTCCCCcccgttcgcagctgcgccgttgccgccggaggtgagctctcgtgcacctTGTTTGcagaccgcaagtcggccgagacggccatggcctgcaggtccctacggacacattggatggcctccgcctgcgaggtgttcgatgaaatgggcatactaaaatttgtcccttttcatctttagatcatggtggacagcgacgacgactacttcttcaagaacttcatcgacacgttgtcggacgaggactccgacgacgaatttttcacggatgctgcgctgatcatccacgagcacattgtctcgcagatccccgtgcaccgggggtccttgccggggcgcgcggccgccttggaccgcaaaagagaacgcgaccACGACCAGTTCTTcaccgactacttccaacccaaggcattgttcacgccgaccatgtttcgccgtcgttttcggatgtccagaccgttgttccgccggataatggatggcgtcaagctctacgacgactacttcaacgcgaaagtggatgcaattggtaaggtaggcctctcttcgtaccagaaatgcacggcagcgattaggatgctcgcatatggtgttgccagtgatttcgtagatgagtacacgcgcatgagtgagtctaccggcttggaagcgatgtataggttctgcagagcagtgatcggttcgttcggagaacaatacctccggcaacctaatgcagagggcacagctcgtctgttgtcaatcaacgcttccagggggtttcctgggatgcttggcagcatagactacATGCACTGggaatggaagaactgcccctttggttggcagggggctTACAGCGgtcattctgaggggtgcacagtcattcttgaagctgttgcttcacaggatacatggatttggcactcattcttcggaatggctggctcgcacaatgatatcaatgtgctgcagcgctctccggtgtttgataggctagtgtACGGTCGGTCCACGATGTAGATTTTGGGATCAATGGCCagcactacaccaaggggtactaccttgctgatggtatctatccaccttgggctacactcgtgaagacaatccgaaaacccaactcagagcaggaggcaaggtttgccaaagagcaagaggcagcccggaaagatgtcgagcgggcgtttggcatcctccaagctagttgggctatcgtcggacacccttccagagcctgggatgtgcaaactctgtgggaggtgatgaccgcttgtgtaatcatgcataacatgattgttgaggtagagcgggatgattcactctatgataatgactgggagggccagggagagttggttactcctgaaggtggtccggcatcattccaggaaattcttcatgcacaccatgaaattcgagatctagctgtacacaaccagctgcagGTTGATTTGATCGAGCACGtctggcagcatgtaggcaacaatgctgcaaacaacaatgatgaaggaaatccggaagcctagagcatttgtatcgttttttcgttttgtttgaataatactttatccttgattacgtggacaatgtaatgtgtaataaattttgagcatttgaactattttatatattttttataatttattttgtgtttttatactgaatttacaagaaaaacgtACTATACGGCGCCGCGACCCAAttctgccgcgttgggcgcagggCGCGACCCAAAGGGAcgtgcggacgcggggctccatccgcgcgtccgctcggccatccaaacgacccaaaacggacgatccagcgcgtccgtttgggctgcccggttggagatgccctaaagcctcccctcctttggtaccggttccttacgaaccggtactaaagagcctccacgtgggcacgaaGGAGCCCGCGGGGCTGAAGACCTTTGGTACcgtttcgtaacacgaaccggtactaaagggtactGGTGCCATTTCTTTTATATCAaatttttttatctattttttcactccctctttttatttattttttcgaattatttccactccctctttttgtctattttttccgaatttctaatattttagttatttgacaagtttagtctctaactacacttatctctagtcaaattacttactcgtggtcaaactttccgctcggtcgccatcctcccactactccagcactaccATGTTTAACTTTCGAGTTCCTTTCCAtctcacttccaagtgcttcgcgcgcatgttattgatagtagtatcatatcaatcctattaacatgttggtcacgatatcacacttctttattgttttaaTTCCACatgattattttaataaacaaaagtaaagatgtaaaaataatattgaataaataaataaacaataaatttttaattacttttttactttttaaatatattttaaattttaatttgtttttgcaaatctaaaacctgaaaaattctaaatctaaaaatttactaacctttatggttaagtaatagtaatctttatgtaggaaggaattattaatttaaattttaaaaataaaatatataaaatcttGAATTTCTGGCGAAAACTAAAatgttcctgctttcatatttccatttggaattttgagaatctaaaaattggttaACCGGGTATACCGTGATGTTGGCGTGTGGTGTCGTCCACGCAGCATTTGTcactttgatatattatatgttttTTCCCGatatcgtatgcaaccagaaaagccgtttgaccatttttcaaacttttttggcAACAAAAGTAAAAATTTGAATTTATTAATTTTtctgaatagtaggttgcataacatacaagaatctcggaggattttattttttgaattttcaatcattttcttttgtattttacaaatcaAAAATAGGCGACCCACGGGGGGAGGTGTGTTGGGAGCAAAAAAAGGCTAGagaccctttagtaccgattcgttatacgaaccggtactaaaggtgtacCGTTGGCCCCACCTCCATCTCAATTTTGACGCgataccctttagtaccggttcgtatcaTGAACCGGTAATAAAGATCccaacgaaccggtactaaagattgtCGTCGCCCTGGCAGcgaaaccggtactaatgcaacaTTTAGTACCGGTTCGCAACCTTTACTACCGGTTCGTAAGAAAACAGGTACTAAAGGTCAAATCCTTTggccgtttttctactagtgttagtTCCTTCCGCCCTGCTTCCAAGTGCTATGTGCGCATGTTCCTATTGGTCACGATGTTACActtctttattttttaaattataaaaaaaatcttttaataaaaaaattaatgatgtaataataatcttgaataagtaAATAACAACAATATTTtttgcaaaatctaaaacctgaaaattggctaaccgggtaaaccctgtgGCGCCGTGATGTTGGCGTGTGGTGTCGTCCACGAAGCATTTGTCGTTGCCACCACGTCCTGGGTAGAGTTGCTGCCGGTAAAACTGGGCATTGCTGGAGGCGGCCCTATTTGACATACATCAATTCAAGTCCCTATCGATTCGACGATGTGAGGATAGAGTTGGCCAATGAACTTTTCCACTTCGTCTTGTACTATATGCGGCAAAGTCGCATGTTACAAACACGACGGTTCTCTCATTCTCTCCTTTCGCATGGCCGCGTTCTCTTGATAATGTTCAGCCTAGTTGTCCTTACCATGGCCGaccacacggccacccgacggcCTCTTAGACTCCGTCATTCCCTTGACCTTGTTCATCGCCATGTTAAAACAATTGTCCCACAAGGTCTTTGTCGACCCATTGGAGGAGCTCTCAGCAGGGGCGGTTTCTTGAAATTCGTTCAAAAATTTCTCAAACTTCTTCACCTTTTCATCCATTCTGAGTTTTTTGGTTTTCTTGTCCAGCATGTATCGAGCCCTGATAAAGTTCCTAGCCTTCTTGGAAGGGTATTTCGAGTAGGGATTCTGTTGATAGTTCTTCGAAAGCTTAGCGTCTTCCTTGTCCCATTTGGGCTCTGTTGTGAAGTAACCACCACTTCTGAGATGGTGGTTACCTACGTTTTTCGACCGAATCCACATTCCCGAGTTACTCTTATCTGAAGCTAGTTCAACCCTTCCCCGGAAAATCCTAAGGACATCTTCGTTGACTCGATCCTTCCTATGGATCTCCTCAGAAGTGACACCATCAGCAATCATTTTTTAACCCTAGTTCTCCAGCTGGCCAAGGCTGTGATCATCTTCGTGATGGTGTAGCTGTTTATGGAATTCTCTTTGAGATCTTCATTATCGTATTTTGGCCGGAACTTGTATCGTCTGTGCATCTTACTAATGAGAATGATGAGAAAATGTCATTTTCTAGGGTGCCTTAAGTCGATCTCGTGGATTGGGACGACTTCTCGAAGAATGCATCCCACTTGGTTGCCGTACCCTGCCCAAGTTTTATAGGCACTATAGGCTTTCCACTGGCGCTCACTTCAGTAAATTTTTCCCTTTCAGTGACAATCGTGTTTCGGCTCCTATCCTTCCGAGCCCTCACAACTTGGCTACCTTATGTGCGTTTTCCGCCATCGGTGGTCTCGACGccaacattgccaccctcatcccccATCTCCTCATCGCCCCTCTCCTCATTGCCCATCTCCTCATCGTCGCCATCCTCATCATTCTCCTCAGTGCAATCAATTGTATCCATCATGTTCTCGACGCGTAGAGGCTCCTTATAAAAATCCCAACGGGCTGTATTATTCTCTCTAGCTTCTTCTTCCACACTTTTTGGCTGAGAAGGGCTAGCCTCTTCGTTGTGGTTACCGGTCAACATGGCCACACTACAAAAATGCATTTAGATAGTAAAAACAGAAATGTTCTTATGGAAAaagttcggcatgacctttgctaattttTGGCCATAGGAGTgccaaaaaaattccaaaacggaaatgaatcaacgtttcggcataaCATTGGCTACGCATTTCATATCCCTGCAAATTACATAGCCAAATGCTAGACAGCagtggtgaaagtgcatggagcccccatgtctggttttggtaattaatgacaatccctatggactaatatttccattgaattatatttgtaggagttgtccataggcaatgcttgaaccatatgttggcttcaaggtttcaataagaagaaattgatgaagaatatcaagtgtcaagtatgtcttgaagatgaacatgaagTGATGCCTCAATTTTAACGTCAAGACATCGACATGAtagagaatgaagaaatgaagtgcaagttcaagatgagcccacTCGAAGATAACATTTCCTTGAAGCTTGGAATCCATACGGTGATCATAGATATGTGGAGATGcgctgaagaagaagctctcccatggtggactatgggagagcaatccacaagacttcgtcaagcaagcacaatcaagaaagaagTTACATCTTGTTGCCATCAAGATCATCATCGTCGAGCTCAAGAGGagcgcgcaaggttaaggtttcctcttgatagggtttctttcttaccggtctcatggtttagttgcagaccggtttatagtttagttgttgtactatcaagagggctctcgagtgagtaacccgATCGTATCCTTCAGAGAGCTCACACCTttccatccttgcatcatctttattttttgttatttggatatttaacatgtgatgttttatagcttgtgcttattctcataacaagctctagttcattgaaaacggattttgcacggTAAACTTGTTGCGTTTCAAGGTTGGAAGTTTcaccggtttgtcttttatagataggttatATATTTTATCATTTGTTTCGATCCTCCCCTGCTGGAGTATGATATCTCCCTGCATTATctcgtagagcttgttactagcttcaaaacaagaccAAGATCATGAaagtcggagtccggatgctcaagttatgatcATTCTCGTTTTGTCGTccctgccagttttcaggggggcaGCATTTCTGCCCCCGGATTATTTGAAATTTCAGGCCCCTGAAAAATGGCTAACagtacacccccccccccccggaaattTGGCCGGAAATTTCATGCCCGGCCATTTATTCCGGCTTGTAAAGTCCCAATGGCCATATTTTTGTGGGGGACTATATATagcctccttcttcctccttgggctggttgcttctccctctctcctcctactccattgttgactttgagaaGTTTCATCTCCCTCTATTCactccatgattcttgcttatATTTGAGGAAAATAGAGAGTAGATATAGATCTACAATCCCACCAATCATAttcccctctttgtgagggaatccctAGATCTAGTTCTTGgaagagaaatttggtgttcctcatcCTTTTTATTCttactctcttattcccccaatatctTGTGTAGCCTTGTTGGAATTTGAGGGAGAATTAATCGAGAATCTTAATTGGTGATGTTCTTGACATTGATTTTGGTGCatcagtttgagttctccacggtgattcgtggaagtgaaagaaagaaagttgttactcttgggttcttggaaccctagacggatttgaggcatTTGTGgcaatttcttgggagcctccgattaagtTGTGGGATGTGCGCCCCAAGCTTTCTGTAAGGCTCGATTTCCGCCTCAAAGTAAATCCCTTAATGGAACCGTGATCCAGGTCTTTGTGgcaagggtcaccggagaataaggtgaggccttcgtggagctcggtgtgtggtgtgactaccacATCTTGGGGTGAGCCCTTTGTGGCGtttgtgtgcatcgagcaaccacacctcaagctgAGGACTCTTGTGGCTTTCGGGAGCACCAAGTTATGCATGTAAACTGCATACTTGAACtttttcctttatcatattgaattcccacatatttgcaacatatatgatgataataccatgttttacattgatttatggggatttaccaatgatcctttggtttataactctggagAACAGgaaagccatgttttgtgtatttttcactttcagacacCTAtacgagtcaaattgacctgggatttttggagcgtcatttttCATCTAGAGAAGCACCATGCGGCCTGGAAGCACACAtggat contains:
- the LOC124659445 gene encoding cortical cell-delineating protein-like; its protein translation is MAPSKLVLFLVVNLALLASVAHACAPYCPTPSPPPPTLTCSVNTLKLKVCANVLNLLKLNLPVPENEECCPLLSGLANLDASVCLCTAIKAEILGIKLNVLADFTLLLNQCRKTCPDNYTCSI